TGCAAAACCCATCTTTACCACTACCTTGGGTACCCATTTGAGTACGAAGTAATAGGTGCTGATCTGTAAAAAATAGGCAATGCTTATTATTGTTGTAATTCGGATCATGGAAGATGAAAACAAATCGCTGTAGGATTTATTTCTTGTTTCTACTGTCACATCCGGCAGCATTGTAACAATCTCATGTCCGATGCTTTTAAGTGTCTTGTTAACCTTGTCCAGTGCACCTTTCGGTTGTTTTCGTATAAGCCAGTGTACTGTTTCAGGCACCACAAAATAAAATAAAGGGACAAAGGCAAGCGTTAAAACAGCGCCGAAATAGAATATCAGGCGCCAGTCACCATATGTATGCAATAGCCATCCGGCAATCTTTGATCCCACAATACCGCCTAAGGGGTAGCCGATAGCCATGATGGAAATACAAAGCGCCCTGTTTTTTAAATTTGAGAACTCCGCTGTTATCGCTGTGATAGAGGCCAGAAGCCCGCCAATCCCTAAGCCTGTTATAATCCTGTAGATCGATAACTCTACTACATTTGCGGATTGAGTTACCATGAACATACCTAAAGCCATCATCACCAGGCAAACCAGCATTGTTTTCCTGCGTCCTGTAGCATCGGCCACCCAGCCCAGCGCTATAGAACCTATCCCCATTCCTATAAGTTCCATGGAGAGGATAAATCCTACCACTGTATCATTCAGGCCCCATTCCCTTGCAATATCAGGGGCTGCTAAACTTATTGACAGTACATCAATGCCATCCATTGCGTTCAACCCGACAGTTATGGCAATGATAAAAATCTGCAAGAGGCTCATGGGTGATTTATCTATGATTTCACGCGGGTCAGGGTTTAAAATTGTCTTATCGTTTGCAGTCATGGTTTCCCCCTTTAAAAATCAGGTCATTGCTTATGCTGAATGATTCACAGCCTCGCAGTCATTCAGGAGCATGTCATGGTAAATTGTTTTATAAACCTATTTTTTATCCACCGGGTATAAAGCCTCTATCCACCCCTGTATTGCAGGATGCTTTAGCACCTTTACATCATTGTATCCCATTTTCATGAGCTGTTTTGCAAAATCATTGCTGTCAGCTTCTCCTTCTCCGCATGCGCAGTATGTTACAATTGGTATACCGCTCGGTATCACCCACACATCTTCCAGTACAAGCTGTGATTTCCAGGGTATGGAGATAGCGCCCTTGATATGACCTTTTTCATAGATATTGAGGGGCTGTACATCTATGATGGTTACCTCAACCTTCTCATCAATCATCTTTTTCAGCTCTTTAATTGTTAATCTCGGAATCCCATCATTTTCACCATAGCTGTTGATAGCAGGTGAGATAGAGAACAAGAAAAGGAGGATAAATAATGCGGCACTTGAAAGTTTTTTGGCTCTTTTTATTTTCATGGTTGCTCCTTTCAGTAATAGCAGGATATTATTTGTTACTTCACTTTTGATGAACTTTTTTAAGTCATCAGTGACATAAATGGATTTCATCATATTGTATATAATACTATTTATCAACCAGCATGCTTGATATCAAGGTGAAATTGCACCTTTTGAATATCCAATTACCCATAATTTTTTATACTGCTTGACATAAAAGGTGCGGCAACTTTGTAAATACATATTAATGATATATAATGCATACATGCATATAGTAAAGTGATCAACCGGGTCAAGAAAAAACTGGGCAGAATCATTTTAGATCAACAGAAAAGGAGGATGATGTTATGTCGCGTTTTATAAAGCCAGCAGTCATGACTGCAATTGCGTTATTGCCGACCTCACTCGTCCCTTAACCGATGATGAAAAAAATCCAAAAATCAATACTGTTTCAGAACCAAAGATCGCCTTTAAGGGCAATTATGATCAGATAAATGAATTTTACTATAGAAAGGGATGGGGAGACAATCTGCCCCTGGTGCCGCCCACACAGGCCAGGGTGGATGAAATGATGAAGGGCACTGACCTTGCGCCTGATCATGTTGTTGTTAAAATCATCTCCAGAATGGGCAAGGCAACCATTGAAAAGATAGCGGTAAATTCGGTCATGGCAGGGGCACTCCCTACCCATATGCCTGTACTGATTGCAGCAGTAGAAGCGGTAACTGACCCCGGCACACGGTTTGATACATTTGAGGTTAGCACAGGTTCATGGGCTCCATTATTGATTATTAATGGCCCCATAAGAAATGCAATCAATATAAACTGCGGTTCAGGAATGATGAGCCCCTGGGAACCCCTTCATGTGGCCTTCGGCTATAAAAAAGAGTCAAGCACCGTTACAGTCATGTTCCCTAACCGCTATACACAGACAATTCCTGCTCAGACTACAGCACAGGGGGTTGCAGAGGCCCTGGCAGGTATGAACCCAGGGGCATTATCTATCATGCTGGTAATCCCTGACCATGCAAATGTCTATTCAAAGGAAGGGTGGTCAAAAAAAAGTAAAGGAATTTATCATTCAGGGTGCAGCGGGGGGTAATAACCTCAGACCTGGAAGGCTCAAAGATGAGGACTTTGCCATTGTTGTTGCCGGCGGATCTGGTGTCTGGATGGGGCTGTTACAGAGTGCAGGGGGTTTTGGGAACTCCTTTATCACACGTGAAATCAGACTGCCTGAAAGCTGGGATAGCCTGAAAGCAAAGTATGGAACTATGGTTCCGGTGCATCAAAAGTACTGATTAGTCAGAATGAAATCAAATGCCCTGCTTTAGGGCGGCAGGGTATTTGATTAAACTATGTGACGCCGCTAGTGTTTTAGACCTTTAAGCCCGCTTTCTACTGCATTTATGTAGCCGTTCATAAAGGCAATTTTGATTATCTCAAGCTGTGAAGGGGATATTTCCGCGGAGAGCGGTGTCGGGAAGATCAGCATATAGGCTATTATACATAATGCTATTGATTTTAATATCTTCATATTTTCCATCCATAAAAAAACATATCTTCTTGCCAAATGTCTTTTTCCTGTTATCTAATCGGCAAAGGATAATAAAAATACTAATAAAACTGGCGCTTGAAATTTGCCGGTAAAATAATTCCAAAAGGAATATTTACATCCTGCGAATTTACTGGTAAAAGCTCATCAATCATTTTTAGCAGGGATTTGCGGTTATGGCTGAAATAGAAAAGGAAATAATCGGTGACAGGGCTGTTACTGTTTTTAAAGTAAAAGGTAAGATGCTATTTGATCAGATAATTGATGAGATCACACAATTCTATAATAATGGCTTAACACAAAATACTATATGGGACTTTACAGGCGCTGATGGCAGACATATTACATCGGATGAAATACAGAAGATTGCCTCCCATGCAAAAGATTTTGGCCACCTGCGTGAAAATGGTAAAACCGCTTTTATAATTTCTTCCTCTCTGGCCTATGGACTTGGCCGCATGTATGACTCACTTGCTCAGGTATTTAATCACCCTGTAAAGCATGGCGTATTCAGAAATTT
The sequence above is drawn from the Desulfatiglans sp. genome and encodes:
- a CDS encoding MFS transporter, which codes for MTANDKTILNPDPREIIDKSPMSLLQIFIIAITVGLNAMDGIDVLSISLAAPDIAREWGLNDTVVGFILSMELIGMGIGSIALGWVADATGRRKTMLVCLVMMALGMFMVTQSANVVELSIYRIITGLGIGGLLASITAITAEFSNLKNRALCISIMAIGYPLGGIVGSKIAGWLLHTYGDWRLIFYFGAVLTLAFVPLFYFVVPETVHWLIRKQPKGALDKVNKTLKSIGHEIVTMLPDVTVETRNKSYSDLFSSSMIRITTIISIAYFLQISTYYFVLKWVPKVVVKMGFASADGAQMMMFANIGGALGGIILGLLTLRVSVKILTVATLIFSAVFITILGTTTDLNYFAFFAVLSGFFGNAGIVGMYALFPAAFPTHVRASGTGFVLGIGRGGAYLSPVIVGVMFNHGFSLPVVTMIISIGALIGAGVLMFLKLQK
- a CDS encoding rhodanese-like domain-containing protein — its product is MKIKRAKKLSSAALFILLFLFSISPAINSYGENDGIPRLTIKELKKMIDEKVEVTIIDVQPLNIYEKGHIKGAISIPWKSQLVLEDVWVIPSGIPIVTYCACGEGEADSNDFAKQLMKMGYNDVKVLKHPAIQGWIEALYPVDKK